From the Candidatus Paceibacterota bacterium genome, the window TTCCAACGTCAAACATTACGCTGAGATCGTGCACAAAAAGCACATGATGCGAAATCTAATTGAGGCTTCGGAATACATTTCCAATTTAGGTTTTGATGAAGCAGCCGAACTTGATGACATTTTAGATAAAGCCGAAAAAAGAATTTACGATTTAACTAACAATTCCAGCACTCACAAATTTATTGAACTGAAAGACGCCTTGGGTGAAGCTTGGGAGCGATTGGACAAGCTTCACAAATCAAAGGATGAGATGCGCGGCATTCCAACCGGTTTTAAGGAGCTTGATAGCAAACTGGCCGGTCTTCAGAAATCGGACTTAATTATTCTGGCCGCTCGTCCTTCAATGGGTAAAACATCTCTCGCTTTGGATATTGCTCGTCAGGCTGCTATCAACCACAATATTCCTGTCGGTATTTTCTCTCTTGAAATGAGCTCACAACAGCTAGTTGATCGTATGCTAGCCGCTCAGTCTCGCGTTGATGGCTGGAAGCTTCGCACTGGCAAGCTCTCCCTCGATAGCGAGTTCGATAAAATTCGCGACTCTCTCGATCCGCTGTCCCGCGCGCCGATCTTCGTTGACGACCAACCGGGTAATAACATCCTGAAGATGCGCTCGGTCGCTCGTCGACTGAAAGCGGAGAAAGGCCTGGGGCTGATTGTAGTGGACTATCTGCAACTTATGGTACCGAGCAGTAATCGAAATTATGACAGTATGGTGCATCAGGTGACGGAAATTTCCCGTTCTCTGAAACAGTTGGCTCGCGAACTCGATGTACC encodes:
- the dnaB gene encoding replicative DNA helicase; amino-acid sequence: MADTKTVKKPKLRVPPQNNDSEKALLGSIMLRPEAINEIVDIIKDTCFYSERHRVIFRTMMELFGKMQPIDLLSLRTRLNEKGMLEAAGGASYLAELSNSVPSASNVKHYAEIVHKKHMMRNLIEASEYISNLGFDEAAELDDILDKAEKRIYDLTNNSSTHKFIELKDALGEAWERLDKLHKSKDEMRGIPTGFKELDSKLAGLQKSDLIILAARPSMGKTSLALDIARQAAINHNIPVGIFSLEMSSQQLVDRMLAAQSRVDGWKLRTGKLSLDSEFDKIRDSLDPLSRAPIFVDDQPGNNILKMRSVARRLKAEKGLGLIVVDYLQLMVPSSNRNYDSMVHQVTEISRSLKQLARELDVPVLALSQLSRAVEQRGGKPRLSDLRDSGSIEQDADVVMFIHRDDKYNENSDKPNIAEILIEKHRNGPTGKVELYFDDKRATFLSIDKSDFGVFDDSAPQQF